A window from Nitrospinota bacterium encodes these proteins:
- the bamA gene encoding outer membrane protein assembly factor BamA — MLKKAHIFFAALIGIILVSLVPCALAQEGEIVESVKISGNKRIDESTILYYIRTKTGSILSKKQIREDIEQIYSLGQFKDIRVETRETLKGLELEFIVEEIPSIGDVDIVGNDKIDANDIREKIGLKRGATFNDHMVLESSDEILKLYREKGYFFAQVDIDTQSGKGNLVNISIRIKEGEKVKIEKIRFSGNKAFPDDDLLDQMETQETSWFSFLDDSGVYQKDILKLDLFRVEGFYHDNGYLRVKVLEPRIDINKKAREVHITIPVEEGPQFRVKSLKLNSDDAVSADEIQKSIKTKVGEVYNVSELREDILTITDLYSKKGYAYADANPVSKLNDADRTVELSIEVDKGKKVYVGNIEILGNIKTRDNVIRREFRLKEGELFDSSKLKRSKQRINNLNFFEDVKIDTHRGLDPDLIDILTTVTERPTGNFTVGAGFSSVENLIFTTAITQNNLFGNGQSLSLNAQLSSIRADFSLSFTEPRLLDSEILLGIDAFNRDQDFLSFSSQSTGGGFRLGKNVSEYDSVNFRYRFETVELSGLAAADETEFFKNETRVTSRVAPTYVHDSRDNFLNPSTGWRHVIGFEFAGLGGAKFTKSVYEVTYYHPLIGKLVGAAHGRINYGDGYGGEELPGFERYFMGGPNSLRGFTIQDVGPKDGDGDPVGGEQSLLINLELQYPFTKSFRGFLFYDRGNVYGSGTDTSTTAKSFDLAEMRSSIGAGIRFLSPFGPLGFAYGIKLDKQSGEEAAQFHFSAGSAF, encoded by the coding sequence ATGTTAAAAAAAGCCCACATTTTTTTTGCGGCCTTAATTGGCATTATTCTAGTTTCCCTGGTCCCTTGTGCTTTGGCTCAAGAAGGTGAAATCGTTGAGTCTGTAAAGATTTCTGGTAACAAGCGGATTGATGAATCTACCATCCTCTATTACATTCGGACCAAGACAGGCTCCATTCTTTCCAAAAAACAGATCCGTGAGGACATTGAGCAAATATACAGCCTTGGGCAATTCAAGGATATTCGTGTTGAAACACGGGAGACGTTGAAAGGGCTGGAATTAGAGTTTATTGTTGAAGAGATACCTTCAATCGGAGATGTTGATATTGTTGGTAATGACAAGATAGACGCAAACGATATCCGGGAAAAAATAGGACTCAAAAGAGGGGCGACTTTTAATGACCATATGGTTTTGGAAAGTAGCGATGAGATCCTAAAACTATATCGTGAGAAAGGTTACTTTTTTGCGCAAGTCGATATAGATACCCAGTCCGGAAAGGGAAACCTGGTAAATATTTCGATAAGGATCAAGGAGGGGGAAAAGGTAAAGATTGAAAAGATTCGTTTTTCAGGTAACAAGGCATTTCCTGATGATGACCTCCTGGATCAGATGGAAACCCAAGAGACGTCTTGGTTTTCATTTCTGGATGATTCCGGGGTGTATCAGAAAGATATCTTAAAGCTGGATTTATTTCGGGTAGAAGGTTTTTACCATGACAACGGTTATCTCAGGGTCAAGGTGCTGGAGCCGCGTATTGATATAAATAAAAAAGCCAGAGAGGTTCATATTACTATACCGGTTGAAGAGGGCCCTCAATTCCGCGTAAAGAGTTTGAAGTTAAATAGTGATGATGCGGTTTCAGCGGATGAAATCCAAAAAAGCATAAAGACTAAAGTAGGTGAGGTCTACAATGTATCTGAGTTGCGTGAGGATATTTTAACAATCACTGATTTGTATTCTAAGAAAGGTTATGCTTACGCGGATGCGAACCCGGTTTCTAAGCTGAACGATGCTGACCGTACTGTTGAGTTGTCCATCGAGGTTGATAAGGGTAAAAAGGTATATGTTGGCAATATTGAAATACTCGGAAACATCAAAACCCGGGATAATGTTATCCGCAGAGAATTTCGTTTAAAAGAAGGAGAACTATTCGATAGCTCCAAATTGAAGCGAAGCAAACAAAGGATCAACAACCTTAATTTTTTTGAAGATGTTAAAATAGATACCCATCGAGGTTTGGACCCTGACCTCATTGATATTTTAACGACAGTGACCGAAAGACCGACTGGGAATTTCACAGTTGGGGCAGGTTTTAGTTCTGTGGAAAATCTTATTTTTACGACCGCCATTACCCAGAATAACCTTTTTGGAAATGGCCAGAGTTTGAGTTTAAATGCCCAGCTTTCTTCTATCCGTGCGGATTTTAGCTTGAGCTTTACTGAACCACGTTTGTTAGATTCAGAAATATTACTGGGGATTGATGCCTTTAACAGGGACCAGGATTTTCTCAGTTTTAGTTCACAGTCAACGGGTGGTGGGTTTCGCCTGGGTAAAAATGTTTCCGAATATGATTCGGTTAATTTTAGATACCGTTTTGAAACTGTAGAACTTTCTGGTCTGGCTGCTGCCGATGAAACCGAGTTTTTTAAAAATGAAACCCGTGTGACCAGCAGGGTGGCGCCAACTTATGTCCATGATTCACGTGATAATTTTTTAAACCCTTCCACGGGGTGGAGGCATGTGATAGGATTTGAGTTTGCCGGGCTGGGTGGTGCGAAATTTACCAAGTCTGTTTATGAAGTGACTTATTATCATCCTCTCATAGGGAAACTTGTTGGTGCGGCCCATGGTCGGATTAACTATGGGGATGGGTATGGTGGTGAAGAGCTTCCGGGCTTTGAAAGGTATTTCATGGGAGGTCCTAATTCCCTGAGAGGTTTTACAATTCAGGATGTTGGGCCAAAAGATGGTGATGGCGACCCTGTTGGAGGTGAGCAATCACTTCTTATCAACTTGGAATTGCAGTATCCCTTTACTAAGTCTTTTCGCGGGTTTTTATTTTATGATCGCGGAAATGTTTATGGTAGCGGCACTGATACCAGTACTACTGCGAAAAGTTTTGACCTTGCTGAAATGCGAAGCAGTATTGGGGCCGGCATACGCTTTTTAAGCCCTTTTGGTCCGCTGGGCTTTGCTTATGGAATTAAACTGGATAAGCAATCCGGCGAAGAAGCAGCGCAATTTCATTTCTCGGCAGGAAGCGCATTCTAA
- a CDS encoding LpxI family protein — MDSTHEKIGLVAGSGEVPIYFARKASQLGIKIISVGFSDEIQNDLKPYSENSYSIGVGQAGKILATFQKNNVKDLLILGKVDKGIVFKLQKFDLKALKFLKNIVTHEDKVLLLGMIGELEKEGFKVLSQKEFLSEIFPSKGTLTRREPTKQELADIEFGLPIARKLADMEIGQTLIVKNKTVVAVEALEGTDRAIQRGCELAQGKCVVIKVSRTNQDYRYDSPGIGPQTIRMLSEGSVLALEAERVMVVEQEKVLELADASKISVTCC; from the coding sequence ATGGATAGCACCCATGAAAAAATAGGCCTTGTAGCAGGATCGGGAGAGGTTCCAATATATTTTGCGCGTAAAGCCAGCCAGTTGGGGATAAAAATTATAAGTGTTGGATTTTCTGATGAGATCCAAAACGACCTGAAACCCTACTCTGAAAACAGTTACTCTATTGGTGTAGGTCAGGCAGGAAAAATTCTTGCGACGTTTCAAAAGAATAATGTAAAGGATTTGCTGATTCTGGGTAAAGTGGATAAAGGTATTGTTTTTAAATTGCAAAAATTTGATCTTAAGGCTCTCAAGTTTTTAAAAAACATCGTGACGCATGAAGATAAGGTACTTTTGCTGGGAATGATTGGTGAGCTTGAAAAAGAAGGATTCAAAGTTTTGAGCCAAAAAGAATTTTTGTCGGAAATTTTTCCGTCAAAAGGAACCTTGACGCGAAGAGAACCTACAAAGCAGGAATTGGCGGATATTGAGTTTGGGCTTCCCATTGCCAGAAAACTGGCTGATATGGAAATCGGTCAGACGCTCATTGTAAAAAATAAAACTGTTGTGGCTGTAGAAGCTTTGGAGGGAACTGACAGAGCTATCCAAAGAGGGTGTGAGCTTGCTCAGGGTAAATGTGTGGTGATCAAAGTTAGCAGGACTAATCAGGATTATCGTTATGATAGCCCGGGTATCGGACCACAAACTATTCGTATGTTGAGCGAAGGTTCAGTTTTGGCATTGGAAGCAGAGCGGGTAATGGTGGTGGAACAGGAAAAAGTTCTTGAATTGGCGGATGCATCGAAAATTTCTGTAACCTGTTGTTAG
- a CDS encoding OmpH family outer membrane protein — protein sequence MRLTNLLQFRGVSPLLILVFLLCGPFVVSSFAADSRIGFLNIQKAVSSTKEWKTNFEKFKAEFNKEKKRIKIREQKIKKMLTNLSKQSFVLDPELKKKKEEEFRKEKIEFERYVQDQNTEFGNKEKEMTQKMLIKMMGVIKKIGKEKKYTMILEEKVVLYHDKGNDLTSVATRAYDRSNK from the coding sequence ATGCGGTTAACAAATTTATTACAGTTTAGAGGTGTTAGTCCTCTCCTCATCTTGGTTTTTCTGCTTTGCGGACCTTTTGTCGTTTCTTCGTTTGCGGCAGATAGTCGAATTGGTTTTTTGAATATTCAAAAAGCAGTTTCCAGCACTAAAGAATGGAAAACAAACTTTGAAAAATTTAAGGCGGAATTTAATAAAGAAAAGAAGAGAATCAAGATCAGGGAGCAGAAGATCAAAAAAATGTTGACGAATCTGAGTAAGCAAAGTTTTGTTCTGGATCCGGAATTAAAGAAGAAAAAAGAAGAAGAGTTTAGAAAGGAAAAAATCGAGTTTGAAAGATATGTGCAGGACCAGAACACGGAGTTTGGAAACAAGGAAAAGGAAATGACCCAGAAAATGTTGATTAAAATGATGGGAGTTATTAAAAAAATTGGTAAAGAAAAGAAATATACAATGATTCTGGAAGAGAAAGTTGTTCTCTACCATGATAAGGGCAACGATTTGACGAGTGTTGCTACACGGGCTTATGACCGATCAAATAAATAA
- a CDS encoding 5-methyltetrahydrofolate--homocysteine methyltransferase: QEEKDELLKTLPRRKVSFRHHESPSDGYGIHKVEFKLHKLAGSMDRKSLYSLNWKFGKKSSWIHKGVTLKQLQDLEKTWIEKAEENSWIVPKARFGLFPAQSDGDEVIIYDPENREKERARLQFDVCIGKGRKDVFSVGQYFHTKDSGQWDVVGLQISTAGDRVETGIEEFKSQHDSESALYLQGLSDRVAEDLAEYIHHLLHQRTGMKKDNKGQRYSPGYPAITDLTHNRVIWELLGAEDIGVSLTSGNEFYPPSTTAAVVCFHKDAGYS, from the coding sequence TTCAGGAGGAGAAGGACGAACTTTTAAAGACCCTGCCAAGAAGAAAAGTCAGCTTCAGGCATCATGAAAGTCCTTCAGACGGATACGGAATCCATAAAGTTGAATTCAAACTGCATAAACTTGCAGGTAGTATGGATAGAAAAAGCCTGTATTCGCTGAATTGGAAGTTCGGTAAAAAATCCAGTTGGATTCATAAAGGTGTGACGCTGAAACAACTTCAGGATTTGGAAAAAACCTGGATTGAAAAAGCCGAAGAAAATAGCTGGATTGTACCCAAGGCCAGATTTGGACTTTTTCCCGCTCAATCTGATGGTGATGAGGTCATTATTTATGATCCGGAAAATCGTGAAAAAGAACGTGCCAGGCTCCAGTTTGATGTCTGTATCGGTAAAGGGCGAAAAGATGTCTTTTCTGTGGGTCAGTATTTTCATACAAAGGACTCTGGGCAGTGGGATGTGGTTGGATTGCAGATTTCGACCGCTGGTGACAGGGTCGAAACGGGTATTGAAGAATTTAAATCTCAACATGACAGCGAGTCGGCATTATATCTTCAAGGGCTCAGCGATCGAGTCGCTGAAGACCTGGCAGAATACATTCATCATTTGCTTCATCAACGGACGGGAATGAAAAAGGACAATAAGGGGCAACGCTACAGCCCGGGGTATCCGGCAATAACAGATCTGACTCATAATCGTGTTATCTGGGAACTGCTTGGGGCTGAGGATATTGGGGTGTCCCTGACCTCCGGGAATGAGTTTTATCCCCCAAGCACGACAGCAGCTGTGGTCTGTTTTCATAAGGATGCGGGATATAGTTGA
- a CDS encoding Gfo/Idh/MocA family oxidoreductase: MAKVKAGVIGAGRMGGYHVGVLSEMQGVDLAGVVDNDPERRKAIQETQHAPTFSDFKEIIGRVEVAVVAVPTTLHYPIAKELLSNGIHVLLEKPCANSLDHARELFQIAQDKNLTLHIGHVERFNGAVQELHKIVETPLFVECKRTGPFNERIKDDGVILDIMIHDIDIILNLIQSKVTTSHVLGASVFSDKDDLVSAQLEFENGCIANIVASRASQNKVRTLSVTQKDSFVVLDYTDQEIYVHRKSSSEHQMSKGSLRYKQESLVERIFVHKDNPLKLELQHFIDCVKNGSPRNVAVNNELYSLEIALDILDQFNKKRNN, translated from the coding sequence GTGGCTAAGGTGAAAGCTGGTGTAATTGGAGCAGGAAGAATGGGCGGGTATCATGTAGGTGTCTTATCCGAAATGCAGGGAGTCGACCTGGCAGGGGTTGTGGATAATGACCCTGAGCGTCGAAAGGCCATTCAGGAGACTCAACATGCTCCAACTTTTTCAGACTTTAAAGAAATTATTGGCCGGGTTGAAGTGGCCGTTGTCGCAGTGCCTACAACGCTGCATTACCCCATTGCTAAAGAACTGCTTAGTAATGGTATTCATGTTTTGTTAGAAAAGCCCTGTGCTAACAGTCTTGATCATGCACGAGAACTCTTCCAGATAGCTCAGGACAAGAATCTTACCTTGCATATTGGTCATGTGGAACGGTTTAATGGAGCTGTTCAGGAATTACATAAAATTGTTGAAACTCCCCTGTTTGTAGAGTGTAAGCGAACCGGTCCTTTCAATGAAAGAATCAAGGATGATGGGGTGATACTGGACATAATGATTCATGATATTGATATCATTCTCAACCTGATCCAATCTAAAGTGACTACTTCGCATGTACTTGGGGCTTCAGTTTTTTCTGACAAGGATGATCTTGTGAGCGCTCAACTTGAGTTTGAAAATGGTTGTATTGCAAATATTGTTGCAAGTCGCGCGTCTCAAAATAAAGTCCGCACTTTGTCAGTAACACAGAAAGATTCTTTCGTGGTTTTGGATTACACCGATCAGGAAATTTATGTTCACCGTAAATCCTCATCGGAGCACCAAATGAGCAAGGGGTCGCTAAGGTATAAGCAGGAATCGCTGGTCGAAAGGATTTTTGTTCATAAAGATAATCCTCTAAAACTTGAGCTCCAGCATTTCATTGATTGCGTTAAAAATGGAAGTCCTCGAAATGTCGCAGTGAATAACGAACTTTATTCGTTGGAAATTGCTCTTGATATATTGGACCAGTTCAATAAGAAAAGAAATAATTAG
- the lpxA gene encoding acyl-ACP--UDP-N-acetylglucosamine O-acyltransferase: protein MTIHSSAVIHKDAILAEGVEVGPFTTIGPKARIGEGTIVGPNVLIEGDTVIGRNCRIFHGASLGGEPQIKNFKDVPASLEIGNETVIREYSTIHRSGFENGVTRIGNGCLLMAYSHVGHDCEIGNEVVIVNSTALSGHVIVEDKAFISGLVGIHQFVRIGQYAMVGGMARVNQDILPFSTVEGNPAKMFGANTIGLKRANFKPDVRAEIKKALKLIAQPELNTNQAVEKIEADIKMIDEVQYLVNFIKNSSRGVTK from the coding sequence GTGACAATTCATTCCAGCGCAGTTATTCATAAAGATGCAATTCTGGCCGAGGGAGTCGAGGTGGGTCCTTTTACCACTATTGGCCCGAAAGCCAGGATTGGAGAAGGAACGATTGTAGGCCCTAATGTATTGATTGAAGGGGATACAGTTATCGGCCGGAACTGCAGGATTTTTCATGGTGCTTCTCTGGGAGGAGAACCGCAAATAAAGAACTTTAAGGATGTTCCTGCTTCCCTGGAAATTGGTAATGAAACGGTTATTCGTGAGTATTCTACCATTCACCGTTCGGGATTTGAAAATGGTGTGACCCGGATTGGAAATGGTTGTTTGCTCATGGCCTATTCACACGTGGGCCATGATTGTGAGATCGGAAATGAAGTGGTTATTGTAAATAGCACGGCTTTATCTGGTCATGTGATTGTGGAAGATAAAGCATTTATTTCAGGTTTGGTGGGCATCCATCAGTTTGTTCGAATTGGGCAGTATGCTATGGTTGGAGGAATGGCGCGTGTGAATCAGGATATCCTTCCCTTTTCTACTGTGGAAGGAAATCCGGCTAAAATGTTCGGTGCAAATACAATTGGTCTTAAGCGCGCAAACTTTAAGCCAGATGTCAGGGCGGAAATAAAAAAAGCTTTGAAATTGATTGCCCAGCCAGAGCTGAATACAAATCAGGCTGTTGAAAAAATCGAAGCGGATATTAAAATGATTGATGAAGTTCAATATCTTGTAAATTTTATAAAAAATTCCTCCAGAGGAGTGACTAAATAG
- a CDS encoding ATP-dependent Clp protease ATP-binding subunit translates to IGTEHLLLGLLKEKEGVACRVLNSFGMFFDDVREKIVEMFKEPTESNREVGKTPTLDEFSRDLTKMAIDGKLDPVIGRAKEIERVIQILSRRTKNNPVLIGEPGVGKTAIVEGLAQLIAEREVPDTLFEKRVVSLDLGSLIAGTKYRGQFEARLKGIMKEIIQNDSVILFVDELHTLVGAGAAEGSVDASNMLKPALSRGEIQCIGATTLEEYRKYIEKNGALERRFQPIIVNPPTVEETIEIIKGLKVPYELHHKAKISDDAIVTAVQYSERYISDRFLPDKAIDVIDEAGSRVRLREVTQSPEMKKIQRDIDIVIRDKKVCIENQEFEKAVELRDKEEELRDKLDMVKADWDKDRDDSEPSITEDDIADVVSSMTGIPLSRIEEKESARLINMENELAGKVVGQGEAIKVLTKAIRRSRSGLKDMKRPIGTFLFLGPTGVGKTELAKVLAEFLFGNEDALIRLDMSEYMEKFNVSRLTGAPPGYVGYEEGGQLTEKVRRKPYSVVLFDEIEKANSDIYHLLLQIMDDGRLTDSYGRVIDFKNTVVILTSNISSRMLEKGTSLGFHKDDEELNYDKMQKELKQDLKKTFNPEFLNRLSETVVFRPLELDNIVEILDVQLNILNEQLIQQGLTIDVTPGAKRWLAEKGYDPNFGARPLKRAIQKHLEDVLSDEMLKGRFKNGGLIEVSLQDDSLVFVEKSGAVNVG, encoded by the coding sequence ATATTGGCACGGAGCATCTTCTCTTAGGGCTTTTGAAGGAGAAAGAGGGTGTTGCTTGCAGGGTTCTGAATAGTTTTGGAATGTTCTTTGATGATGTCCGCGAAAAAATTGTGGAAATGTTCAAAGAACCTACCGAGAGCAACCGTGAGGTAGGCAAAACGCCAACCCTGGATGAATTCAGCCGTGACCTTACTAAAATGGCAATCGACGGAAAGCTGGATCCTGTGATCGGCCGGGCCAAGGAAATAGAACGGGTGATCCAGATACTCAGCCGACGTACAAAAAATAATCCTGTTTTAATTGGCGAGCCTGGAGTTGGTAAAACTGCAATCGTTGAAGGCTTGGCACAGCTAATTGCTGAACGTGAAGTTCCTGATACCCTTTTTGAGAAGAGGGTGGTTTCCCTGGACCTGGGTTCCCTCATTGCGGGCACAAAATACCGTGGTCAGTTTGAAGCCCGTCTCAAAGGTATTATGAAAGAAATCATTCAGAATGACAGTGTCATCCTTTTTGTAGACGAGCTGCATACTTTGGTTGGAGCTGGAGCCGCTGAAGGTTCGGTTGATGCTTCAAATATGCTCAAGCCAGCTCTTTCCCGTGGTGAAATTCAATGTATTGGTGCAACCACTTTGGAAGAGTACAGAAAATATATTGAAAAAAATGGTGCTTTAGAAAGACGTTTCCAGCCCATCATCGTTAATCCTCCAACGGTTGAAGAAACGATTGAGATTATTAAAGGGCTGAAAGTTCCATATGAATTGCATCACAAGGCAAAAATCTCTGACGACGCGATTGTAACTGCGGTCCAGTACTCTGAACGTTATATCAGTGATCGTTTTCTCCCGGATAAAGCCATTGACGTGATTGATGAGGCTGGTTCCAGGGTGCGCTTACGTGAAGTGACTCAATCTCCTGAGATGAAAAAAATTCAGCGGGATATAGACATTGTGATTCGCGATAAAAAAGTATGCATTGAAAACCAGGAGTTTGAAAAGGCCGTTGAGTTGCGCGATAAAGAAGAAGAGTTGCGCGATAAACTGGATATGGTGAAAGCAGATTGGGATAAAGACCGTGATGATAGTGAACCAAGCATCACTGAGGATGATATTGCCGATGTTGTTTCGAGTATGACTGGAATTCCTCTCTCTCGCATTGAAGAGAAGGAAAGCGCTCGCCTCATAAATATGGAAAATGAACTGGCTGGAAAAGTAGTGGGCCAGGGTGAGGCGATTAAAGTGTTGACGAAGGCGATTCGAAGATCCCGCTCTGGATTGAAAGATATGAAAAGGCCGATTGGGACCTTTTTGTTTCTTGGTCCAACTGGTGTTGGCAAAACAGAGCTGGCTAAGGTTCTGGCCGAATTTCTGTTCGGCAATGAAGACGCTCTCATACGACTGGATATGTCTGAGTATATGGAAAAATTTAATGTTTCGCGCCTGACAGGAGCACCTCCAGGATATGTTGGATATGAAGAGGGAGGTCAATTGACAGAAAAGGTACGACGCAAACCTTATTCTGTGGTCCTCTTTGACGAGATAGAAAAGGCAAACTCTGACATCTACCATCTCTTGTTGCAGATCATGGATGATGGTCGGCTGACCGATAGTTATGGCCGGGTGATAGATTTCAAGAACACGGTTGTGATTCTGACTTCTAACATAAGCTCCCGAATGCTTGAAAAGGGAACCAGTCTCGGGTTCCATAAGGATGATGAAGAATTGAATTACGATAAAATGCAAAAGGAATTGAAACAGGACTTGAAGAAAACTTTCAACCCTGAGTTCCTCAATCGTTTGAGTGAGACGGTAGTTTTCCGTCCTCTGGAATTGGATAATATTGTCGAGATTCTAGATGTTCAATTAAATATTCTCAATGAGCAGTTGATCCAGCAAGGGTTGACCATTGACGTAACACCGGGTGCGAAAAGATGGCTGGCTGAAAAAGGCTATGACCCGAATTTTGGAGCCCGGCCTTTAAAACGAGCGATTCAAAAACATTTGGAAGATGTTTTGTCCGATGAAATGCTCAAAGGGCGGTTTAAAAATGGCGGACTCATTGAGGTCAGTTTGCAGGATGACAGCTTGGTATTTGTAGAAAAGTCCGGAGCTGTGAATGTTGGCTGA
- a CDS encoding ATP-dependent Clp protease ATP-binding subunit ClpC, which produces MFKRFTERARRVIILAREEAELYRHEYLGTEHILQGVIKDGGGIAVAIVQKSGVDLTQLKKELEKNLPRSSNSLIIGDIPFTSRAKKVLEFAVEEARSLNHNYIGTEHLLLGLLKEKEGVACRVLNSFGMFFDDVREKIVEMFK; this is translated from the coding sequence ATGTTTAAACGATTCACAGAAAGGGCTCGGAGGGTCATAATTCTTGCTCGCGAGGAAGCTGAACTCTACCGCCACGAATATCTAGGTACAGAACATATTTTGCAGGGAGTGATTAAAGATGGTGGGGGTATTGCTGTCGCCATAGTTCAAAAAAGCGGAGTAGATCTGACTCAATTAAAAAAAGAGTTGGAAAAAAACCTGCCTCGCAGTTCGAACTCTTTGATCATAGGTGATATTCCTTTCACATCAAGAGCAAAGAAAGTTTTGGAATTTGCGGTGGAGGAAGCACGTTCCTTAAACCACAATTATATTGGCACGGAGCATCTTCTCTTAGGGCTTTTGAAGGAGAAAGAGGGTGTTGCTTGCAGGGTTCTGAATAGTTTTGGAATGTTCTTTGATGATGTCCGCGAAAAAATTGTGGAAATGTTCAAAGA
- the lpxB gene encoding lipid-A-disaccharide synthase: MASGGFLNYLIIAGEASGDLHGSKLVSALKARSPEAGFKGMGGAKMREAGVDTLFGIERMGAVGIVEVLGDFGHYYKVYRTLMREIASRSYDALILIDYPTLNLRLAKQGRRFGCPVFFFISPQIWAWRKGRIKEIRESVSKMFVILPFEEKLYLDAGVDAEFLGHPFVDHVQPSRSREESQIKYSLDSKVKTIGLLPGSRMNEIDSLLNVMVEAAEKIRNELGDCQFLLPVANSIDPVILKQRLGTNPLGIKLIEGEPYDVMNSCDMLIIASGSATLEAGMLGCPMVIIYKLNRLTYWLAKLLVDAPLVGLVNIVAEEEVAKELIQDKVTVENISAEVLAVLQNPEKGKAIRERLLKIKNTLGRPGVMEAVAKRIADYMDKYRDNEKTPV; the protein is encoded by the coding sequence CTGGCCAGTGGAGGCTTTCTGAACTATTTGATCATAGCTGGAGAGGCATCTGGAGACTTGCATGGCTCAAAACTGGTGTCGGCATTAAAGGCTCGCTCGCCCGAGGCTGGTTTTAAAGGTATGGGTGGAGCCAAAATGAGGGAAGCCGGTGTGGATACGCTGTTTGGAATTGAGCGTATGGGCGCAGTCGGAATTGTCGAGGTTCTGGGAGACTTTGGCCATTATTACAAGGTCTATCGGACGCTGATGAGGGAAATTGCCTCGCGAAGCTATGATGCTCTGATTCTTATAGACTATCCTACGCTAAACCTTAGATTGGCAAAACAGGGAAGGCGTTTCGGTTGCCCGGTTTTCTTTTTCATCAGCCCCCAGATTTGGGCCTGGAGAAAAGGAAGAATTAAGGAGATCCGGGAATCCGTTAGTAAAATGTTTGTCATTCTCCCTTTTGAAGAGAAGTTGTATTTGGATGCTGGAGTGGACGCGGAATTTTTGGGGCATCCGTTTGTGGACCATGTTCAGCCCAGCCGGTCTCGTGAAGAAAGCCAGATAAAATATTCCTTGGATTCCAAGGTTAAAACAATTGGACTTCTGCCTGGAAGCAGAATGAATGAGATCGACTCTCTATTGAATGTAATGGTTGAGGCAGCTGAAAAAATTCGCAATGAACTGGGAGACTGTCAGTTTCTTCTGCCTGTCGCTAACTCTATTGATCCAGTTATTCTTAAACAGCGTTTGGGAACCAACCCTCTTGGTATAAAGTTGATTGAGGGTGAACCTTATGATGTGATGAATAGCTGCGATATGCTGATCATTGCGTCAGGCTCAGCTACATTGGAAGCGGGAATGCTGGGTTGTCCCATGGTTATCATTTATAAGTTGAATCGATTGACCTACTGGTTGGCAAAGTTATTGGTCGATGCACCATTGGTGGGCCTGGTGAATATTGTTGCCGAGGAAGAGGTGGCGAAAGAATTAATACAGGATAAAGTGACAGTGGAGAATATTTCTGCGGAAGTGCTTGCTGTATTGCAGAACCCTGAAAAGGGAAAAGCGATTCGCGAGCGGCTACTGAAAATTAAGAACACTTTGGGCAGGCCCGGGGTTATGGAAGCCGTCGCGAAACGCATTGCTGATTATATGGATAAATATAGAGACAATGAAAAAACTCCTGTTTAA
- the fabZ gene encoding 3-hydroxyacyl-ACP dehydratase FabZ — MIDINEIKKIIPHRYPFLLVDKIIECDMDSRIVGIKNVTINEPFFQGHFPEFPVMPGVLIIEALAQVACILGVKIMNREGQSSVFFTGIDGAKFRKPVVPGDQLRLELTKIKQRGTLFRFEGKAYVGDALATECTIQAMLGKD; from the coding sequence ATGATTGATATTAATGAAATAAAAAAGATCATCCCTCACCGATACCCTTTTTTGCTGGTGGATAAGATTATTGAGTGTGATATGGACTCCAGAATTGTCGGTATCAAAAATGTGACAATTAATGAACCTTTTTTTCAGGGACATTTCCCAGAGTTTCCGGTCATGCCAGGTGTCCTTATTATTGAAGCCCTTGCCCAGGTTGCCTGTATTTTAGGAGTTAAAATTATGAACAGGGAAGGCCAGTCTTCCGTGTTTTTTACCGGTATTGACGGTGCAAAATTCAGGAAACCTGTTGTTCCTGGTGACCAGCTAAGGTTGGAGTTGACGAAAATCAAGCAAAGAGGAACTCTTTTCCGATTTGAAGGCAAAGCATATGTGGGGGATGCTTTGGCCACAGAGTGTACTATTCAGGCTATGCTCGGCAAGGACTGA